The segment CGGCCGGCAACGCTGCCGGCCTGATCCTGGTGCGCGCTGCCTTCCAGCGCACCGAGGTCATCACCAAGCGCGTCTTCGATATCATCGTCGCCAGCCTCGCCCTGGTCATGCTCTCGCCCGTGCTGCTGCTCACAGCGATCGCGATCAAGCTCGACAGCAAAGGGCCAGTGCTGTTCCGGCAGACGCGGCACGGCTTCAATCACGAAACCTTCCGGGTGTTCAAGTTCCGCTCCATGACGGTCCTCGAGGATGGTGCCGCATTCCGTCAGGCGACCAAGGGCGATGTCCGCATCACGCGCGTCGGTCGCTGGCTCCGACGTGCCAATATCGACGAGTTGCCGCAGTTCGTGAATGTGCTCCTCGGACATATGTCGGTCGTGGGGCCGCGGCCGCATCCCGTCACCCTCAACGACGCGTTCGACGGACGGATCGCCTATTACTCCCGCCGCCACATCGCCAAGCCCGGCATTACCGGATGGGCCCAGGTTCACGGCTATCGCGGCGAGACCGACACGGAGCAGAAGATGCGCCTGCGCGTGGAATACGACCTCTATTATCTCAAGAACTGGTCGCTCTGGCTCGACATGCGCATCATCCTGATGACCGTGTTCTCGCCGAAAAGCTACCGCAACGCCGGTTGATCTCCATGTTTCCCGATCGCCTCGTCCTCACCTTCCACGGCATCGGCGCGCCGAGCGCTGCGATCGATGCGGCGGAGCGGCCCTATTGGGTGACCCCGGAGGTGCTTGGTGCCGTGATCCAGCAGGCGCGGGCCGACCGGCGCATCGAGATCACCTTCGACGACGGTTATGCGTCGGATTTCGACATCGCCTGTCCGATGCTGGCAGAGGCGGGGCTGTCATCCACCTTCTTCGTGCTTGCCGGTCGTCTCGACCGGCCTGGATCGCTGTCGCGGATGCAGGTCGCAGAGATGGCGGCCATGGGAATGGGCATCGGCAATCACGGAATGGATCATCGCGACTGGACCAGCTGTGCCGATGACGTGTTGCACCGCGAACTCCACGATGCCCGCCACATCCTCGAGGATGCCGCGGGCTGTCCGGTCGACAGCCTCTCAATCCCGTTCGGCGCCTTCGACAGACGGGTTCTGCAGAAGGCGTTTGAGGCCGGCTATCGGCGGATATTCACAAGTTCCGGGGGGCTCGCCCGACGGGGCGACCGGTTGGTCCCGCGCAATACGGTCTGCCACGACTTCGATGCGCTCGGCGACATCGCCCGGCTCGCAGGATGGGGCAGCCGTGCCCGGTCCGCCGTGCGCAATCCGCTGCGTGCGCGCAAATATGGCGTCAATACATGGATGGCAGATCACGCCCTGTGATCTGCCGCAGCTTGCCGATATTGAGCCAGGTCTTCTGCTGCCAGCGCAGGGATCGGCCGCGCGATAGCGGGCGCAAGAGTGCGGCGCCCAAGCCGCCAAGGAGCATCTTCGCTGCGGCATCGGCGTAGAACGCCAGTTGCCTTGCATCGAGCCTCCGTCCCCCGCCCAGCCTGAAGCGGGCGTAGGATTGGCCGGAGCGCATGGAGCGGCGGCGCATGTAGCCGAGGTCGAGCCGCGCGGGGGGCGCCTCCTCGAAAATATGGGCGTCGTCGGTCGCCACCATGACGGCGCCGGCCCGGTGAAGACGATGGAAGAAATCGGTATCCTCACCGCCGCTGCGGCCGAGCGCCGGATCGAAGCGCAAGCCCGCTCGCTGCACGGGTTCGCGCCGGAACAGGACGTTGCCCGACCGCCCCGTATCGAGACGGCGTCCGCGCGGGCCCCAGTCGATGAAGAGCGGATCGGCGGCAGCGATCCATGGCGGCGTCTGCACAGGATATTGCGGGAAAACCGGGCCCACGACCACGTCGGCCGCAAAATCCTCGGCGGCCGCGCGCATGCGGATGAGCCAGTCCGCAGCCACCCATTCATCGTCGTCGACAAAGGCGATCCAGTCGCCCGTGGCCCTGTCCAGCACCGCATTGCGGGCGGCGGAGATATTGCCGGCCCCGACGGCCACCACCTGCACCGGCAGAGACCAGGGACCGGCGTCCGCCACGACCCGCGCCGCCGCACCACCGGGATCATCGTCGGCGACGAGGATGTCGAT is part of the Rhodoligotrophos appendicifer genome and harbors:
- a CDS encoding polysaccharide deacetylase family protein — its product is MFPDRLVLTFHGIGAPSAAIDAAERPYWVTPEVLGAVIQQARADRRIEITFDDGYASDFDIACPMLAEAGLSSTFFVLAGRLDRPGSLSRMQVAEMAAMGMGIGNHGMDHRDWTSCADDVLHRELHDARHILEDAAGCPVDSLSIPFGAFDRRVLQKAFEAGYRRIFTSSGGLARRGDRLVPRNTVCHDFDALGDIARLAGWGSRARSAVRNPLRARKYGVNTWMADHAL
- a CDS encoding glycosyltransferase → MERLTIGIASCGRAMLAHTLASLCAMQRPDGVVIDILVADDDPGGAAARVVADAGPWSLPVQVVAVGAGNISAARNAVLDRATGDWIAFVDDDEWVAADWLIRMRAAAEDFAADVVVGPVFPQYPVQTPPWIAAADPLFIDWGPRGRRLDTGRSGNVLFRREPVQRAGLRFDPALGRSGGEDTDFFHRLHRAGAVMVATDDAHIFEEAPPARLDLGYMRRRSMRSGQSYARFRLGGGRRLDARQLAFYADAAAKMLLGGLGAALLRPLSRGRSLRWQQKTWLNIGKLRQITGRDLPSMY